A portion of the Paenibacillus hamazuiensis genome contains these proteins:
- a CDS encoding stalk domain-containing protein — MRIDVIFQKITAVFLAIALLLTLCPPPGFAASTGIKVMYNGTPLDFEDAQPVIRDGSTLVPFRSLFETLGFQVKWSDAGGVRKASGAKDGLEIELTLDSTEAVVNGQTVKLEVPAQMIEGKTMVPLRFISENSGYEVTFIENRSGFIINIEGTGGMAEPHTEKAEPGIVKGRVTDAQGNPIEGAEVVADNQLLYNSNAVGVTDADGYYRIPLGMRATTYAVSAQITRKYNGKSYTFDLVPDNDKPFTGDAGAIRNFTLNASGGPAPEGCYSCRGRVIFNMMDLYHPKDDSLPPPSREDVELTLTPDGPLVDGSQGQAIKSRGTDSPDGFGIHDVPLGRYKITALYAPKGEKPVQMKIRKVREQQYSDSVTTDFTSVTSSIHRIDVELKLP, encoded by the coding sequence TTGAGAATTGACGTTATTTTCCAAAAAATAACCGCCGTATTTTTAGCCATTGCGCTGCTTTTAACGTTATGCCCGCCGCCGGGTTTTGCCGCATCCACCGGAATAAAGGTGATGTACAACGGGACGCCGCTCGATTTCGAGGATGCGCAGCCGGTGATCCGGGATGGGAGCACCCTCGTGCCGTTCCGGTCATTGTTCGAAACGCTCGGGTTTCAGGTAAAGTGGTCCGATGCGGGAGGAGTGCGAAAAGCATCCGGCGCCAAAGACGGGCTTGAGATCGAACTGACGCTGGACAGCACCGAGGCTGTGGTGAACGGCCAAACGGTGAAGCTGGAAGTGCCCGCCCAAATGATCGAAGGAAAAACGATGGTTCCGCTAAGGTTTATCTCGGAGAACAGCGGGTATGAAGTGACGTTCATCGAAAATCGCAGCGGTTTTATCATTAACATCGAAGGGACTGGAGGCATGGCGGAACCGCATACGGAAAAGGCTGAACCCGGGATCGTGAAGGGCCGCGTCACCGACGCGCAGGGCAACCCGATCGAGGGAGCCGAGGTCGTCGCGGACAATCAGCTGCTGTACAACAGCAATGCGGTTGGAGTCACCGACGCGGACGGATATTACCGGATTCCGCTCGGCATGCGCGCGACGACTTATGCGGTCAGCGCCCAGATCACGCGCAAATACAATGGAAAATCGTACACGTTCGACCTCGTTCCCGATAACGACAAGCCGTTCACCGGAGACGCAGGGGCCATCCGCAACTTCACGTTGAACGCCAGCGGCGGCCCTGCACCGGAGGGGTGTTACTCCTGTAGAGGACGGGTCATTTTCAACATGATGGACCTGTATCATCCGAAAGACGATTCGCTGCCCCCGCCGAGCAGGGAAGACGTCGAGCTGACGCTGACTCCTGACGGACCTCTTGTCGATGGAAGCCAGGGACAGGCAATCAAGAGCCGTGGCACGGATTCGCCGGACGGCTTCGGCATTCACGATGTGCCTTTGGGCAGGTATAAGATTACGGCCCTTTACGCACCTAAAGGGGAAAAGCCGGTGCAGATGAAAATCCGCAAGGTGAGGGAACAGCAATACTCGGATTCCGTGACGACCGATTTTACGAGCGTTACCTCTAGTATTCACCGCATCGACGTCGAGCTGAAGCTCCCTTAA
- a CDS encoding S-layer homology domain-containing protein, protein MKRFLSLLLAAVLLLELAVPAGQTFASSEERIQPINRDGSVRTVTGKLGELASAVSGNVYGEAARESAAPAAARSVTKAVYLQPTPEPPVLFPLPELTNSASLEVAGTAALNAMVTVYLAPAGGWYEAVGQTVASEVYGPDTGKFTVTVRIPQDDGDYRITATADKDGELSEEAAPVRFAVDRTPPAEPYNIDWKGIGNDAIELQWDPPMIPDPNIPGSYREDPTVDHYVVEKNKQQVAETKERYYFEGNLGEMEKHTYSVRAVDKLGNMSTASTVTVATFHKNAVLVAKTPDGAEYGDAYWQPTISENGKAVAYVAYVPDEASPHASPYGVYVYDIPSGKTERIADMPDVQYRLDDDQFIDISPDGRYVAYSENFEDGRHNVVVYDRVTKVKDRLPKDFGSFAFSVSMSDDAQWIAFTSAADDIVDGDDNEYSDVFLYNRMSRQVKRISVSAEGVQGDDASLQSVMTGNGRYAMFVSYAGNLVPGLSGDLVRMFIYDTSIDKLEHVPAKTDDDDSERMVWWPYPSVDGRYVVFTSSYGTEDKRLYLMDRQTGRSEGVISFPRNADIGFRDPRLSGSGRYVSMEYYNYDPGSGNNGPSGVFDSQWGAVRYDLVNKEFKRVGNRAASTYDTSISGDGAKVAFTVSRSAVYVACLETAERCDFAPQQEDKILRPGWSMNPQVHGGMPAMGGSFTVRAYSRSGEQLEAVGEYKAAAGSGTESKPLRVEMTESASTPGLFLGEADIPADAVEISSISVRLKNDPSVFKQVGSFPVKVAGRLKVSVQSEYPDALAGASVLLWSEEKKLGASGKLSPSLEASVNVGEAADYKLTVVDSAGRSLLEQGSISVSSGKETGVTVSVRPRAELKAVLLDDSSAAIYQQVDFYDSQNRPLFSGRTDNSGKVALWGTHFAGETVKIRAGALLPYVPVENTVVLQPGTNEKTVHLERMAAGVVKGKVTDAAGAPVKGAKVELFSQGKGVWLDTVADESGMYEIQADPGIYLVSARMVERPFSKSQYTRAIEVNSGYVAENNLILHPSKTGFIKIDAELKRVDADWQPLDVSDWRTAVHYGLRAKSPSGHFYGNSSTINGNRMEVIGKAGDTVEVCMSGREAGLTDHCDEVVLDEQLSGTAKIRLEEKARISGKLVGDANFSGYQIAVYGKGNAGSYFSRYANLDANGSFSTSVPRSGTYSVTINGPGVWSSRDVTVADGELKSLEPITVSRANSLFQGKPGNGINSGELTAMAGDTVTVRGSYKLASGAAAVSDASLVIPIPAGTSLPEGSVMMNGVSATPVIQDGKAIVPIGQIASGKDGAFSFRLKMGSAVSSDVQMNVTIRYTPAGADSQKEELLGAAFVRVGEVSLEAPELSLNRTIRVSGRAPAGQKVTVYADEAIVGYAVATAGGLWYTQVTLPEKAPDTVWNEAARYRLTAKAETTAGFAQSQPVIASVDPNHVVITKFTMRQSDGRSVSFDPAQGVARFPYVVVPGMPMHFEAQFNAPERVSGVRITVGETDIPVRWNSTSKKYEATEVASMYMGTGVYVSYDIKPKEYEPRPAPAPKDWEAAQNALSDFWRKAKYEIVEEGEAPPQWRTLTEAAGDGFYLSKPVKATFEVEGQPLVLYVRWRMKPVDKPSGYAMKIDEAAGTMTMSAAVPASLLDPQQLKELSGLVGTAAAPENYILNELEFLFPDDGQGTGVQKLAASARGLGVPAIPEPVKNAGKVLGTLNKLRTYVTDSLDLAKYADDLIAFQDYVINSECHVPTVNHYIQATDQLYEQAARDLVAKSVLTGVGLVAGTLTLALPPIGAFALTAAANKIGNLAKDSWQENLKLLKEEFEKDKKWRDDMAAAGAIDRCKKKDDDDDENKKKRRKDDDKVADPTWIWDPSGYVYEAVPGNRVEGVTATLLQQDTATGEWRVWDAEWFGQQNPLTTDRQGRYGWDVPEGKWKVLYEKEGYLPAESAELTVLPPHFDVNVPMVSRQAPKVAVIDAVYGDGVRVAFTKYMLDGAVTDSSIAVETAEGDKLAGTVEPVAPATDDQGQTVANRFRFVPDPGEDKFKQGESYTVKVGAQVLSYARVAMEEDHVAAGVVVKAANAAPADAAAELQAAGGKRMIALEWKRVEGADPKGYKLYWQPKSGGPAQFKEVAADQTFAVLEGLAHSTVYDVKLVTVGHNGVESAGVDASAETLQEEALDMDTTAPGKVTGAAAAAERQALMVTWTDPADSDLRKVLVSWKAEGEARYHVPEYVDKGVQSLRLENLAPNTGYTIRLTAADTHWNESDAVEISGRTSDTPDTTAPGNVISPTARGAKRSIAVSWTDPADADLKHILVSWRRSGTDEPFGSAVAVAKGVQRYDIAGLAEKAEYEIKLVAEDDGGNQASGVTVSARTLDTTAPGNVISPAARGAKRSIAVSWTDPADADLKQILVSWRRSGTDEPFGSATAVAKGVQRYDITGLAEKTEYEVRLAAEDEGGNQASGVTVSAGTLEDNRRPSGGGGGSSVPAQPADPGGNGSGSGSETVDVSAEAKTWSGFDGRIALDIAAGTFESGRKLVASEIGEDGAAVPDGYRRYSSVFRLNPDSGSMALVRPMKLTLKYDADKHRDFDARKLGIYRQDEADPAKWHYAGGVFDSKTGTIAAAIHELGNYAVLDYSRIFADLNGHWSKRDMEVLISRHIVDGMTDTEFQPDLSITRAQFTKLLVQMTADTGRIFAAPGGSTETAPFRDVPAGSWHFPYIAEAKKKGLVQGGEDGSFRPDDPLTREELAVLVVRLLGLEPQAKQLEAAGGGAASFTDGGDIAKWALAYVELARSEQLVDGVGGGAFAPREAASRAQGAVLILRAMSKLGLIGQ, encoded by the coding sequence ATGAAACGATTTTTGTCATTATTGCTGGCGGCCGTTCTGCTGCTTGAGCTCGCCGTTCCGGCGGGACAGACGTTTGCCTCATCGGAGGAACGCATTCAGCCTATAAACCGGGACGGCAGCGTGCGGACTGTAACCGGGAAGCTCGGGGAACTGGCTTCCGCCGTATCCGGGAATGTCTACGGCGAAGCCGCCCGCGAAAGTGCTGCCCCCGCGGCGGCGAGAAGCGTAACGAAGGCGGTTTATTTGCAGCCTACGCCCGAGCCGCCGGTATTGTTTCCTTTGCCGGAGCTGACCAATTCGGCGTCGCTGGAGGTTGCCGGAACGGCGGCGCTGAATGCCATGGTTACGGTTTATCTCGCGCCGGCAGGCGGTTGGTATGAGGCGGTGGGGCAAACGGTCGCCTCCGAGGTTTACGGGCCGGACACCGGAAAATTTACGGTAACAGTCCGGATCCCGCAGGACGATGGGGATTACCGGATTACCGCAACGGCCGACAAGGACGGGGAGTTGAGCGAGGAAGCCGCACCGGTACGCTTTGCGGTAGACCGGACCCCGCCGGCCGAGCCGTACAATATCGACTGGAAAGGTATCGGAAACGATGCGATCGAGCTGCAGTGGGACCCTCCTATGATCCCGGATCCGAATATTCCGGGTTCCTATAGGGAAGATCCGACCGTCGACCATTATGTGGTGGAAAAAAACAAACAGCAGGTCGCGGAAACGAAGGAACGTTACTATTTTGAAGGCAACCTCGGAGAGATGGAAAAACATACCTATAGCGTAAGAGCGGTCGACAAGCTGGGAAATATGTCCACCGCGTCGACAGTTACAGTTGCGACGTTCCATAAAAATGCGGTGCTCGTCGCCAAGACGCCGGATGGTGCGGAATACGGGGATGCATATTGGCAGCCGACAATCAGCGAAAACGGAAAAGCCGTTGCCTATGTGGCTTACGTACCGGATGAAGCTTCTCCGCACGCAAGTCCGTACGGCGTATACGTATACGACATTCCGTCCGGAAAAACAGAAAGGATCGCCGACATGCCGGACGTCCAGTACCGGCTTGACGATGATCAATTTATCGACATAAGCCCGGACGGACGGTATGTTGCCTATTCGGAAAATTTCGAGGACGGCCGCCATAATGTTGTGGTATACGACCGTGTCACCAAGGTCAAAGACAGACTGCCCAAAGATTTCGGCAGTTTCGCGTTTTCGGTGTCGATGAGCGACGATGCGCAGTGGATCGCGTTTACGTCAGCGGCCGACGATATTGTCGACGGCGACGATAATGAGTACAGCGATGTGTTTCTGTACAACCGGATGAGCAGGCAGGTGAAGCGGATATCCGTATCGGCGGAAGGGGTACAGGGGGATGACGCCAGCCTGCAATCCGTGATGACCGGCAACGGGCGGTACGCAATGTTCGTTTCGTATGCAGGCAATTTGGTGCCGGGGCTGTCCGGAGATCTGGTCCGCATGTTTATCTACGATACGTCGATCGACAAGCTGGAACACGTGCCGGCCAAGACCGACGACGACGATTCCGAAAGGATGGTATGGTGGCCGTATCCTTCCGTCGACGGCAGGTATGTCGTGTTTACATCGTCTTACGGGACGGAAGACAAGAGGCTTTATCTCATGGACCGGCAAACCGGACGCAGCGAGGGGGTCATCTCCTTTCCGCGCAATGCCGATATCGGGTTCAGGGATCCGCGCCTTAGCGGCAGCGGCCGCTATGTCAGTATGGAGTATTACAATTATGATCCGGGCAGCGGCAATAACGGGCCTTCCGGGGTCTTTGATTCACAGTGGGGAGCGGTGCGGTACGACCTGGTGAATAAGGAGTTCAAGCGGGTCGGCAACCGTGCGGCCAGCACGTATGATACGAGCATCAGCGGAGATGGTGCCAAGGTCGCTTTTACCGTAAGCAGAAGTGCGGTGTATGTCGCTTGCCTCGAAACAGCGGAAAGATGCGATTTCGCGCCGCAGCAGGAGGATAAAATCTTGCGTCCGGGTTGGTCGATGAACCCGCAGGTTCACGGCGGTATGCCCGCTATGGGCGGCAGCTTCACGGTGCGTGCTTACAGCCGTTCCGGGGAGCAGTTGGAGGCGGTAGGGGAATACAAGGCTGCCGCAGGAAGCGGTACGGAGTCGAAGCCGCTCAGGGTGGAGATGACCGAATCGGCGAGTACGCCGGGACTCTTCCTGGGGGAAGCGGATATTCCTGCCGATGCGGTGGAGATTTCCTCCATTTCAGTCCGCCTGAAAAACGACCCTTCCGTATTCAAGCAGGTGGGCTCTTTCCCGGTGAAGGTGGCCGGGAGGCTGAAGGTGAGCGTGCAATCGGAATATCCGGATGCGCTGGCAGGGGCCTCTGTGCTGCTGTGGAGCGAGGAGAAGAAGTTGGGCGCAAGCGGCAAGCTGTCTCCGTCGCTGGAAGCGTCGGTGAATGTCGGCGAAGCGGCCGACTACAAGCTGACCGTGGTCGACTCGGCCGGCCGGAGCTTGCTGGAGCAAGGAAGCATTTCCGTGAGCAGCGGCAAGGAGACGGGCGTTACCGTTTCGGTTCGTCCGCGGGCAGAGCTCAAGGCCGTTCTGCTCGACGATTCATCGGCGGCTATTTACCAGCAGGTCGATTTTTACGACAGTCAAAACCGGCCGCTGTTCAGCGGCAGAACGGATAATTCCGGGAAAGTCGCACTGTGGGGGACGCATTTTGCCGGGGAAACGGTCAAAATTCGCGCGGGAGCCCTTCTCCCTTATGTGCCTGTTGAAAACACGGTCGTTTTGCAGCCGGGGACGAACGAAAAGACGGTGCATCTGGAGAGGATGGCAGCGGGTGTTGTCAAAGGCAAGGTGACGGATGCCGCGGGTGCGCCGGTGAAAGGGGCGAAAGTCGAGCTGTTCAGCCAGGGCAAGGGCGTTTGGCTCGACACGGTGGCGGATGAATCCGGTATGTACGAAATACAGGCCGATCCGGGGATCTATTTGGTCAGCGCGCGGATGGTGGAGCGGCCTTTTTCCAAGTCCCAATATACTCGCGCCATCGAAGTGAACTCGGGATACGTTGCTGAAAATAACCTAATCTTACATCCGAGCAAAACCGGGTTCATCAAGATCGATGCCGAGCTGAAGCGCGTCGATGCCGATTGGCAGCCGCTGGACGTATCGGACTGGAGAACGGCGGTGCATTACGGGCTTCGAGCTAAATCTCCGTCGGGTCATTTTTACGGAAATTCAAGCACCATTAACGGCAACCGCATGGAGGTTATAGGCAAAGCCGGCGATACGGTTGAGGTGTGCATGTCCGGGCGGGAGGCAGGCCTTACCGATCATTGCGATGAAGTCGTTCTGGATGAGCAGCTGAGCGGTACGGCGAAGATCCGGCTGGAGGAGAAAGCGAGAATCAGCGGCAAACTTGTCGGCGACGCCAATTTTTCCGGTTATCAGATCGCCGTGTATGGCAAAGGAAACGCCGGTTCCTATTTCTCCAGATATGCCAACCTGGATGCAAACGGCAGCTTCTCCACCTCCGTACCACGGAGCGGAACTTACAGTGTAACTATTAACGGACCGGGCGTGTGGAGCTCGCGGGATGTTACCGTAGCGGACGGCGAGCTGAAAAGTCTCGAGCCGATTACAGTGTCCCGCGCGAACTCCTTGTTCCAAGGGAAACCGGGGAACGGCATCAACAGCGGAGAGCTGACCGCCATGGCCGGCGATACGGTGACGGTGCGGGGCAGCTATAAGCTGGCGTCAGGTGCGGCGGCCGTGAGCGATGCTTCGCTCGTCATCCCGATTCCGGCCGGCACTTCGCTTCCGGAGGGCAGCGTCATGATGAACGGAGTGAGCGCGACGCCGGTAATCCAGGATGGAAAAGCGATAGTTCCGATAGGCCAAATTGCCAGTGGAAAAGACGGTGCGTTCAGCTTTCGCTTAAAAATGGGAAGCGCGGTCTCCTCCGACGTGCAAATGAACGTGACGATCCGCTACACGCCGGCAGGGGCGGACAGCCAGAAAGAGGAATTGCTTGGCGCCGCTTTTGTCCGCGTCGGCGAGGTGTCGTTGGAAGCGCCGGAGCTTTCCCTGAACCGGACGATCCGGGTCAGCGGGCGCGCTCCGGCCGGGCAGAAAGTGACCGTGTATGCGGATGAAGCGATTGTCGGCTATGCGGTGGCGACAGCCGGGGGGCTCTGGTACACCCAGGTGACGCTGCCGGAGAAAGCGCCGGATACGGTATGGAACGAAGCCGCGCGTTATCGGCTGACGGCCAAGGCGGAGACGACCGCGGGCTTCGCGCAGTCGCAGCCGGTCATCGCCTCGGTCGATCCGAACCATGTCGTGATCACCAAGTTTACGATGCGCCAATCCGACGGACGCAGCGTCAGCTTCGATCCGGCGCAAGGCGTCGCACGGTTCCCGTATGTGGTCGTCCCGGGGATGCCGATGCATTTTGAGGCTCAGTTCAATGCGCCGGAAAGAGTGTCGGGCGTCAGAATCACCGTAGGGGAGACGGATATTCCGGTCCGCTGGAACAGCACGTCCAAGAAATACGAGGCGACGGAAGTGGCGTCCATGTATATGGGCACCGGCGTCTATGTTTCCTACGATATCAAGCCGAAGGAATATGAGCCGAGACCGGCGCCGGCGCCGAAGGATTGGGAAGCCGCGCAAAACGCTTTATCGGATTTTTGGCGCAAGGCGAAATACGAAATCGTAGAGGAAGGCGAGGCTCCGCCGCAATGGCGGACTTTGACTGAGGCTGCGGGCGACGGCTTTTACCTCTCCAAGCCGGTGAAGGCGACTTTTGAAGTGGAAGGGCAGCCGCTCGTGCTTTACGTCCGCTGGCGTATGAAGCCGGTCGACAAGCCTTCGGGTTATGCAATGAAAATCGACGAGGCGGCCGGAACGATGACGATGAGTGCGGCGGTGCCGGCTTCCCTGCTCGATCCGCAGCAGCTTAAGGAACTTTCCGGGCTGGTGGGCACGGCGGCCGCGCCGGAGAATTATATATTGAACGAGCTGGAGTTTCTGTTCCCGGACGACGGGCAGGGGACGGGAGTGCAGAAGCTCGCCGCGTCGGCTCGGGGCCTCGGGGTTCCGGCGATTCCGGAGCCCGTTAAGAATGCCGGCAAGGTTCTCGGCACGCTGAACAAGCTGCGCACCTATGTGACGGATAGCCTGGATCTCGCCAAATATGCGGACGACTTGATCGCATTCCAGGATTACGTCATTAACAGCGAGTGCCATGTCCCCACCGTGAATCATTACATTCAGGCTACGGATCAGCTGTATGAGCAAGCCGCGAGAGATTTGGTCGCGAAAAGCGTACTGACCGGAGTCGGGCTTGTCGCGGGCACGCTGACGCTGGCGCTCCCACCGATCGGAGCCTTTGCACTCACTGCTGCTGCAAATAAAATCGGCAATCTCGCCAAGGACAGCTGGCAGGAAAATCTGAAGCTGCTGAAGGAAGAATTCGAGAAGGACAAAAAGTGGCGCGACGACATGGCCGCCGCGGGCGCCATCGATCGCTGCAAAAAGAAAGATGACGATGACGACGAAAACAAAAAGAAACGCCGGAAAGACGACGATAAGGTCGCCGATCCGACGTGGATCTGGGACCCGAGCGGCTACGTGTATGAAGCTGTGCCCGGGAACCGCGTGGAAGGCGTAACGGCCACGCTGCTGCAGCAGGATACGGCCACCGGCGAATGGCGAGTATGGGATGCGGAGTGGTTCGGCCAGCAAAACCCGCTGACCACCGACCGCCAGGGGCGGTACGGCTGGGACGTTCCGGAGGGCAAATGGAAGGTGTTATACGAGAAGGAAGGCTACTTGCCTGCGGAAAGCGCGGAGCTGACCGTGCTGCCGCCGCATTTTGACGTGAACGTCCCGATGGTGTCGCGCCAGGCGCCGAAAGTAGCGGTAATCGACGCCGTGTACGGGGACGGGGTACGGGTCGCTTTTACCAAATACATGCTGGATGGAGCGGTCACCGACTCTTCGATTGCCGTGGAAACGGCGGAGGGCGATAAGCTCGCAGGCACGGTGGAGCCGGTCGCTCCCGCAACGGACGATCAAGGACAGACGGTCGCCAACCGGTTCCGGTTTGTTCCGGACCCTGGTGAAGACAAGTTCAAGCAAGGCGAATCCTACACGGTCAAGGTGGGAGCGCAAGTGCTCAGCTACGCTCGCGTAGCGATGGAAGAGGACCACGTGGCGGCCGGCGTCGTCGTAAAGGCGGCGAATGCAGCACCGGCCGATGCAGCCGCCGAATTGCAGGCGGCGGGCGGCAAACGGATGATTGCGCTGGAGTGGAAGCGGGTGGAAGGCGCCGACCCCAAAGGGTATAAGCTCTATTGGCAGCCCAAGTCCGGCGGTCCGGCTCAGTTCAAGGAAGTGGCCGCCGATCAAACGTTCGCCGTATTGGAAGGGCTCGCGCACAGTACGGTATACGATGTGAAGCTCGTTACCGTCGGACACAACGGTGTGGAATCGGCAGGGGTTGACGCGTCGGCCGAAACGCTGCAGGAAGAGGCGCTCGACATGGACACGACGGCTCCGGGCAAAGTGACCGGGGCGGCTGCGGCCGCCGAGCGGCAGGCATTGATGGTTACATGGACCGATCCGGCGGATTCCGATTTGCGCAAGGTACTTGTTTCATGGAAGGCGGAAGGAGAGGCCCGATATCATGTGCCGGAATATGTGGATAAAGGGGTGCAGTCGCTCCGGCTGGAAAATTTGGCCCCGAATACCGGCTATACGATTCGATTGACGGCGGCGGATACGCATTGGAACGAATCGGACGCCGTTGAGATTTCGGGACGCACGTCCGATACGCCGGATACAACCGCGCCGGGCAATGTGATTTCGCCCACCGCCCGGGGAGCGAAGCGATCGATAGCGGTCAGTTGGACCGATCCGGCTGATGCGGATTTGAAGCATATTCTCGTTTCTTGGAGAAGATCGGGCACGGATGAACCGTTCGGCAGTGCGGTTGCCGTCGCCAAAGGCGTACAGAGGTACGACATCGCAGGGCTTGCCGAGAAAGCGGAATACGAGATCAAGCTGGTGGCGGAAGACGACGGCGGCAATCAAGCCTCCGGCGTAACGGTCAGCGCGCGGACATTAGATACAACCGCGCCGGGCAATGTGATTTCGCCCGCCGCCCGGGGAGCGAAGCGATCGATAGCGGTCAGTTGGACCGATCCGGCTGATGCGGATTTGAAGCAAATTCTCGTTTCTTGGAGAAGATCGGGCACGGATGAACCGTTCGGCAGTGCGACTGCCGTCGCCAAAGGCGTACAGAGGTACGACATCACAGGGCTTGCCGAGAAAACCGAGTACGAGGTCAGGCTGGCGGCGGAAGACGAAGGCGGCAATCAAGCCTCCGGCGTAACGGTCAGTGCGGGGACGCTCGAAGATAACCGTCGCCCGTCCGGAGGCGGCGGGGGAAGCAGCGTACCGGCTCAGCCGGCAGACCCGGGCGGCAACGGCAGCGGCAGCGGCTCGGAAACCGTAGACGTTTCCGCGGAGGCGAAGACGTGGAGCGGATTCGATGGCCGCATCGCGCTGGACATTGCCGCAGGCACGTTTGAGAGCGGCCGGAAGCTGGTCGCTTCGGAGATCGGCGAGGATGGGGCGGCGGTGCCGGACGGGTATCGCCGGTACAGCAGCGTGTTCCGGCTGAACCCGGATTCCGGAAGCATGGCCCTCGTCCGGCCGATGAAGCTTACGCTGAAATACGATGCCGACAAACACCGCGATTTCGACGCGCGCAAGCTCGGCATATACCGGCAGGATGAAGCGGATCCGGCGAAATGGCATTATGCGGGCGGCGTGTTCGATTCGAAGACAGGGACGATCGCGGCGGCGATCCACGAGCTTGGTAACTATGCGGTCTTGGATTATAGCCGGATTTTTGCCGACTTGAACGGGCATTGGTCGAAGCGGGATATGGAGGTGCTGATCTCCCGCCATATCGTGGACGGTATGACGGATACGGAGTTCCAACCGGACCTGTCGATCACGAGAGCGCAGTTTACGAAGCTGCTCGTTCAGATGACGGCGGACACGGGACGGATCTTCGCCGCTCCGGGCGGATCCACGGAGACGGCGCCGTTCCGCGACGTGCCGGCCGGCTCCTGGCACTTCCCTTATATCGCCGAAGCCAAGAAGAAGGGGCTTGTTCAGGGCGGCGAAGACGGCTCCTTCCGCCCCGATGATCCGCTGACGCGGGAAGAGCTGGCCGTGCTCGTCGTGCGCCTGCTCGGCCTCGAGCCGCAGGCCAAACAGCTGGAAGCGGCCGGGGGCGGCGCGGCAAGCTTCACGGACGGCGGCGACATCGCGAAGTGGGCGCTCGCCTATGTCGAGCTGGCCCGCAGCGAGCAGCTCGTGGACGGCGTCGGCGGAGGCGCATTCGCCCCGCGGGAAGCCGCATCGCGCGCTCAGGGCGCCGTCCTGATTTTGCGGGCGATGAGCAAGCTTGGCTTGATCGGACAGTAA